In the Uranotaenia lowii strain MFRU-FL chromosome 1, ASM2978415v1, whole genome shotgun sequence genome, GCAAGTCGAGAATTTTTGAGAACTAACCGGCACTACCAAAATTTCACACCGGGATCGAGGTCGGTGCTGCGCGAAACCGAACCAATCCAGGGGGCAGAAGATCTAGTCAGGAGTCAGGAGGAGATCTTCTTCAAGAGCATCATCGTCAACAGAAGCCATCAAATAGTGAAGCTTTTCCAAAAGTTGTTAGTTGCTACGTTCCAGCTAGATCGACAGAGAATTTCCACAATCACCAACAATTCCAAAAACAAAGACATTCGTTATCAAACCGTCAGACCGTCGAGATGAGACGGAAGTGAAAAGTGTATAATATTATATAAAGTGTAAATATAAGAAAATAAGTAGATAGAGAATAAATAGAAAGTAAACCGATACTAGTGCCTTCGTTCGTCGCTGCTTCGCTTCGACGCCTAGCTCCCGGGTCCAATTACCACAATCgactcttttcagagccctTCCATCTGGAAGAGTTTGGACctcggtcaaccaggcgatcGAGATCCCTCCGAGCCTTTGCCGCCAAGCAGCGTCATGAAGACCTGTGAAAGAGCCGTCGACTGTATTTTGCTCGACTTTGGGGACCGTTCGAAAGTCCGAAGACACAATTTACCGGATGTTATTTGGAGGGATTTTACTCAAATAATGAATCACTAAATTGTTCTCTATTTACATGTATTTACACTATTTACACTGAACTTGTAACTTAACTCTTATCataggaaggaaggaaggaatcTTAATGGAATCTTAAATAACTCAAAATGGAAAGGAATCTTAAACTTCAACTTCTAGAATGGAGGAAAACGTGGCTCAACTTCAAATCGACGTCTTAACTTGTCGACGGATGGAATGGATCTGGCTGGATTGACAAACACACCGGTTGCTTGAATGATTGATTCATTCACACGCACACAAACATCTGTGTGCGCAATGGAAATTTCCACTGCTCGCTGGCTGAAGCAACAGCATGCAATTGTTGTTGTACGCCGGCCGGCGTTTACCGGCGTTTTTTATGTACACATATGAATGCATGTCCTTGAATGGACAAACAACTCACAAAAGTAGCAGGCGGTGATCGGTGATGATTTTTTGGTTGGTGGCGCAATGCGACGTTGCCAATTCTTCGAGTTTGGCTCGAACAACCTGCCTCCACTGTTGGAGACAGCTGGGGACGTGCCTCCACTGTTTGacaaccaccaggggttgtcaaaGTCCAATCCCAGAAGAGGAACGGCAAGCAGTGGTAGTTTTTCCATGTGCCCTCCCGAGTACAgtccaatggcttttcatggccacaacagtGGTTACGTACGGCTCGCAAGCATGCATCACTCACATATGGCTTATCAACCCATAGCCTTTTTTccgtatttttttgtttaaaattgatatCTCCGTCTCGTCAACACCTAGACCATCCCAAACAGTGTGATGCTGGTCACCAGAAAGCATTTTGGAATCAATCTTGCAATAGGTTATGTCGTCGATGGTAACGCACACCGTTTTTCCACACAGCAGTTGATCATATAATTTACGAACTCTTGGTTTGACGGAAGCCGCTTGTTTCGGACTCCACTTCGGTTTCTTGAATGTCTTATCCGATCTTACCTTGGCAGGAGGGATGGTGCATAGATGGGATCTcaatttttggcaacatcccgAACTGATATAGTTTTCTTACTGGTGTAAGCACGCATGACTGtctggtccaaagttttgtccatcgGATTCGGTTACGGCCAGAGTTTTTTGTCCATGAAGCTTCTTCCCTCTTCATATTTCCCAATCGCCTTTCGAACTTCTCGAATGCtttcttctttcattttcaGCAGTCTCAACAAAATGTTTAGGAAGGTACAacatttgtgcacgatatttttgTGCGTTTCCGGGGAAATACttttcattttcacgaaaattatgaaagcTGCAACCCATGATACAGATCAACACCTTCATTAGCTCGCAATTCTCACGTTTTATTCACGTTTAGTAGTCTGTCAGAGTCTACCTGTCCATGAACATGTCCATGTCCATGACATGTCAGAGTCTGTAAAAGTCTATATCGTTATGAATTTGATAGACTCTTTAattctgggtttttttttttggcatcgtTCGAGGTTAAAAGTTTAATGATCAGTCTCAAATCATCCATTTCACTACAGGAAATCTAAGATGTCAATCAAGAAGCTCCAGATTCCAAGGATACCTCGGTAGTTCCAAACCCATACCCTGTGGTAGAAGTGAGCGTCATTCTTTAACGCTATGTGCACGGGTTTAGGTACAAAAGACGCGTTCGTTGTCTTCGTCGTGAATCAGCCGAGTCGTTGCATGAAAACACGGGCGCTCGAGGAGAGATCGAATCTTGAATCGCTAGAAGAGTAAAGTAATATTTCTAAAAGTATGATCAAAGGAATTCGTTCGAGTTTTGCCATGGAGCGCACTAGTGTTAGTATAGCCTCTCTTCCCTTATGATTAGGGGCAGTCTTTGGAGGGAATCAAGTTCAGATGCTGCAGGTGGTCTTTGAAGCGTAGGTCATTTATTTAGGTTTATCGCGAGTCGTCCGAATGATCCAGATTAGCACACAATGTCCAGGTGATCTCAATCGACATTCGGGATGCGACGATAGGTATACTTTTCGTTCTACGAGCTGTCCCGGGTTCATCCGTCAATGAGTCTACGCATAGGCTTGCTACGTGTTTATCATCCTGAGGTCTGTAGGCATCATGCCAAGCGACGATGAAGATAGGTGGATACCTTTTTTGTACTTCAACAAACTTCTGAGTTATTGACATAGTCCGCGTGAACTCATAATCATCAATCCCCTTTTCGACCCTAATGTTCTCAGGCCCATGTTTTTGATAAGGCAAAACGTTTCCAAATGGATTGGGTAACCATAGCGTGATGATGATATTTTGCACCAAAGGCGCTACAAATTAGATGGCGAAGGTTACCTTGTCCAATGTTCGTAGTTTAAGTCAGGGATGTTAATCATGTTTGGTACAGTAGTCCAAGATCACTGAAATTGCAGTTCAACAACCGTATACTTTCACAAATAGTTCAAAATCGGTAGATCATTGACCATGTCTAGCTTATGTTAGTTACCAGTAAGTTGGCAGACAATTATGGATTTGACAGATGAAGATCATCTGAACTGCCATTACTTGCCTAAATTCCTTATTGGGATCTACCCTTTAGGTTTGATCATCAAGCTCCAAGAAAGTAACCATATGATTATTTCCTATGATCTTCCCTCTAACAGTGCGATCGACCGGATTCCTACGACCGGCTGGACATCGGCGGCTCGGCCGGCCTGGACACTAGCGACATGGACCGTTCCAGCTCGGTTTGCGGCAAAAGTTTGGAGCTCGGGCCGGAGCAAGCCATCTTCTGCGGAACCACCTCGGCCCGGCTAATCTCGAGCGGCCGTTTCGCCAACCAGGCCATGATTTCAGTTCGGGTAGCGGACGAAAACGACATCCCCCTGGCCACGGTCCTATGCGATATGcgaaggaaaaagaaaaaataaacaccaGACGATCGGATTTTACTACTGTATTTCACCACACCATTACATAAGTAAacctacacacacacacaaagaACGTTCCACATCAGTCCTTGttgggaagaaaaaaaatatttaaagtgaaaaaatacatACGATTGAGTTAGAAACAAGGGAAACGTTAAAACgctgtaaaaattttgatctcCTAGAGTAAGTGTGATAAGCGGTCATCAAACTGTCCTGATTGTgtaatcaacaacaacaacaacttatCCGAGATGTGATCTGTCTTGAAACGAAGATTGTATTATGCTAGAAAAATTCCTAGTTGTTGTTCAGAAAGGGAAAAGAGCTATGAGATATAAATTGCTATTAAAAAATACGAGCCGAtatttattttgcaaaattttaataaacacaCATAAATCAAACATTCAAGCCAAACCAAATAGATTCAACCAAAGATAGacacaaagaagaaaaaactaccaaaaaaaAGAGACATGTATAAAATGAGCAACAGTAAACCATGGAAATATGAACTTTAGTGTTAACTTTGACAGATCCGCCTGAGAgggttttaattttcattttccaacAATCTATCACAGGCCCTGTTATCACCAAACTCAGTTAAGACAATCAGACAGAGGGTTTGCCGCAGACATGTTTGATCGCAGCCCTGAGCCATCATCGGATCGGCATGTTTCTGCTTCAAAGCCCAGTACTGGAACAGGTCCGTGTCCGATTGAGCCATCTTCTGTAGCAGGGTGTCCAGTGATTTTGGGCTCAAATCCTGTAGGCCGTACTGATCCTTGAAGGAGTACTCCTTGAACCAGGTCGGTTTCTTGTCCGGGTGAAGATTGGCTGCCGTCAAGTTGTAGATCCAGGCCTCTTGATCGAGGATTTCCTGAAATACATTAAACGTAGTTAGATTAAGCGAACTTATTGAATAAAATGTACACTTACAAAAGTCTCCGGTTCCACATAGAACACCTTGTAGTTTGGATTGAGCTTGGTGAAGGTCGTCGTCGATCCTCCATTCCAGGCCACACTGACAGCTGCCCAAGGATCATCCTTACGatagtaaacattaaattcatcCACATGCGAGTGTCCGTTGAACTGACCCTGAATGATGTGAGCAAACCTTTCCACAATTCGTCGATACTCACGGGTCCATCCAATGTAACAGTAGGGATCATTCGATGGGACATGAGCGAGGATGTGAACCTTTTCTCCAGCTGCTTCTGCTTCCAGTAGTGTGTCGTGCAACCACTGTAGTTGACCCATAAAGTAGTCATTGTTGTGAAGTAGCCACCAATTATGGACGAAGCATGGATTGTTGTTGAGGGCAATGATCCGATGACCTAGGGGAGAGATCATAGTGTAGTAACCCCCATCGGCTATTGTCGCCCGGATCGCATCGTCATCCGGAAGCCAGTCTTCCCATTCCTTAACGATGAAGTCGTATAGGTACTTGGACGTGAGCTTATCCGGAACATTATGTGGAGCGTAGAGATTAGCCGGGTGCGATTCGTGGTTACCAAGAATTGGGAATACCGGAATAGGAGCAAATCGTTCCTTCAACAGTTGGAAGATCTTGCGCATCGAATCCTCGTTACTTTCAAGAGTAGTATTCCAGGTGAAGTGATGGATAATATCACCCGTGAAGTATACCGCATCAATCTTGCTATGTTGAGATCGAATTTGTTCCATCACGTCAACAACTCCATGCCAGGGTGTATCGCAATCACGGTAGTCTCCCCAGAAACCGGCCGCGGTCAGTGTATCAGCCTGTTCTGAGTCCGGCATAGTACGGCAGCATGCTTCGGAACCACATTCCGCATTAACTCCGACTAGATACTCCGGATCGAAATGAATATCCGTGAGGTGAACGATGACAAACGGTTCATCCGAAGCGTTGATTTCCGATTCCTTGGAGGTACGAAGCACGTTTTCCGATGCACTCAGGTCAACTTTTGGATAGTGATCGCTGAGAGCTATCTTCATGTCACCGATGCATCCTGCGCCCTGCAATGGAAAGAATCGCGTTAAGAGTGAGTTACGGTTGTTTGAGGAATGCATTCGAGCCACCTGATCAAAGAGTAAACGTCAGCTTGACTCAAAGTGATAACGTTCCATCGTTGGACGTAACGGTTCGACCATTACAAAAGTTCCAAATTGTGCAAAATATGTAACACTGAAAATACGCGCTTGTTCGATTGGCTTTTGGTCTAGAAAACACACCTGCTAGCTTCCAGTAAGGACATATAAGTGCATCTTTtgtgctctttttttttaaattgctgaaTCCTTAAATCGATttgaaaaccattaaaaaagGTATACTTTTATATTAACACTTCACACAAACCTTTGTGAATGGTTTTTGTAATgaaaagtcaaattttgttcatgaaaaaatgaCTCTACATTGGTATTCTGCCTTGCTTCATATATTTTTGCAACATGAGTTTTTCAACGCCTCTTTAGCAATGAAATCATCGAAAAAAGTTAAGGAAGAAACAAAggaataaaattgttaaaataacatatgtattaaatatattttttctcagAAGGAAAGAGGATCGTTGctagaaaaaaagtgaaaacagCAAAAGCCTACTCTGTTGCCTACATGACTCAAACTTCCAATTTCAATATCTATCGGTAGGAGTTGGAATCTTCTCTAATAAGTTTCAGCCGAAATTTCaatcagattttgaaaaagaaaagaattttcaatatcgtCACTTGTATTTCTTggcaagatttttttcagtagaaTGTCTTATTTGATGAGACGTTTTCTGACAgaaaatttatcattcaataaactttttatgTTGCAACCAAAGTTTCATTGTTATTGTGCATGTTTCACACATTTTAAAGTCAACACACATTTTAAAGTCAAAGTCAAAGCCGGTGATTGAACTTTCAGTGAAATTTTGCTCATTAGAAATCTACAATTgattttccagaattttcaatgcaagtcaCGACAaggttatatttttttgcacagcgtttggtttgaaaaattttcctgcATGCTTTCAGggagggaaataaaaaaaaacaatttcactaAATAATATTGAgagaaaaacggaaaaaatgtTGATCTATTACAATGAACAAGcaaatgttatttttaactttatgaagagattaaccaccgtaatttttgtttgttactttgatttatcggcctagcggtgaaaagtgatgtcctttttagtagggacatctaaagattatgaaatttttatatagatggatagaaggttagaagaaatgaaagatggtgaaaatgagcgggtagaatttgtctagaagcattaccatcacatactaAATATTTGTTCCTcgcgagcctactactatgaagtggtatatacagatagagttgcatctaccaccacacattagtaggcttagcgtg is a window encoding:
- the LOC129738412 gene encoding sphingomyelin phosphodiesterase 1-like, whose product is MSDDSQAFKMIRSFLLFFVGVLVAVLCATLIESDQSGKVEAVSVEVQIDKYESDFLTEFGHYQSTGSKTEAFDRLLELIKSHDIKVTLDRMVHATDPKMCLTCLSATNTFLELYKKRSATDREDRASLIKLAQDICHLYSLKSYVCDGLIDLNADMILYTLQQHREKLPTADEVCAIAFQGAGCIGDMKIALSDHYPKVDLSASENVLRTSKESEINASDEPFVIVHLTDIHFDPEYLVGVNAECGSEACCRTMPDSEQADTLTAAGFWGDYRDCDTPWHGVVDVMEQIRSQHSKIDAVYFTGDIIHHFTWNTTLESNEDSMRKIFQLLKERFAPIPVFPILGNHESHPANLYAPHNVPDKLTSKYLYDFIVKEWEDWLPDDDAIRATIADGGYYTMISPLGHRIIALNNNPCFVHNWWLLHNNDYFMGQLQWLHDTLLEAEAAGEKVHILAHVPSNDPYCYIGWTREYRRIVERFAHIIQGQFNGHSHVDEFNVYYRKDDPWAAVSVAWNGGSTTTFTKLNPNYKVFYVEPETFEILDQEAWIYNLTAANLHPDKKPTWFKEYSFKDQYGLQDLSPKSLDTLLQKMAQSDTDLFQYWALKQKHADPMMAQGCDQTCLRQTLCLIVLTEFGDNRACDRLLENEN